From Amycolatopsis sp. cg9, one genomic window encodes:
- the aspA gene encoding aspartate ammonia-lyase — protein MTTRREHDLLGDKDVPAGAYWGVHTARARENFPITGTTIAAYPHLVEALAAVKEAAARANAELGLLAPEIAEAICEACREIREGALHGEFVVDVIQGGAGTSTNMNANEVIANRALELLGHAKGDYHVVHPNEHVNLGQSTNDAYPTAVNVATIIAVRELAESMVVLEKAFAAKAVEFHDVLKMGRTQLQDAVPMTLGQEFGTYAVMLGEDRLRLEEAVALLHEINLGATAIGTGLNAAPGYAEAACRHLREITGLPVVTAADLVEATQDCGAFVHLSGVLKRIAVKLSKSCNDLRLLSSGPRAGLNEINLPPVQAGSSIMPGKINPVIPEVVNQVAFEVIGNDVTVTMAAEAGQLQLNAFEPIILHALSESITHLGAACRTLAEKCVSGITANVDVLRSYVENSIGLVTALNPSIGYAAATEIAKEALATGRGVAELVVEKGLIPAEELARLLRPETLARAN, from the coding sequence ATGACCACCCGCCGCGAACACGACCTGCTGGGCGACAAGGACGTCCCCGCCGGCGCGTACTGGGGCGTGCACACCGCCCGCGCCCGGGAGAACTTCCCGATCACGGGCACCACGATCGCCGCCTACCCGCACCTGGTCGAGGCGCTCGCCGCGGTGAAGGAGGCCGCCGCGCGCGCCAACGCCGAACTGGGTCTCCTCGCACCCGAGATCGCCGAGGCCATCTGCGAGGCCTGCCGGGAGATCCGCGAAGGCGCGCTGCACGGCGAGTTCGTCGTCGACGTCATCCAGGGCGGCGCGGGGACGTCGACCAACATGAACGCCAACGAGGTGATCGCCAACCGCGCGCTCGAGCTGCTCGGGCACGCCAAGGGCGACTACCACGTCGTGCACCCGAACGAGCACGTCAACCTCGGGCAGTCGACCAACGACGCCTACCCGACCGCGGTCAACGTCGCGACGATCATCGCCGTGCGCGAGCTGGCCGAGTCGATGGTCGTGCTGGAAAAGGCGTTCGCGGCCAAGGCCGTCGAGTTCCACGACGTGCTGAAGATGGGCCGCACGCAGCTGCAGGACGCGGTCCCGATGACGCTCGGCCAGGAGTTCGGCACCTACGCGGTGATGCTGGGCGAGGACCGGCTGCGGCTGGAGGAAGCCGTCGCGCTGCTGCACGAGATCAACCTCGGCGCGACCGCCATCGGCACCGGCCTCAACGCCGCGCCGGGGTACGCCGAAGCCGCGTGCCGGCACCTGCGCGAGATCACCGGGCTGCCGGTCGTCACCGCCGCGGACCTCGTCGAGGCCACTCAGGACTGCGGCGCGTTCGTGCACCTTTCGGGGGTGCTCAAGCGGATCGCCGTCAAGCTCTCGAAGAGCTGCAATGACCTGCGGCTGCTGTCCTCGGGCCCGCGCGCCGGGCTGAACGAGATCAACCTGCCGCCGGTGCAGGCCGGGTCGTCGATCATGCCCGGCAAGATCAACCCGGTCATCCCCGAAGTGGTGAACCAGGTCGCGTTCGAGGTGATCGGCAACGACGTCACCGTGACCATGGCCGCCGAAGCCGGGCAGCTGCAGCTCAACGCGTTCGAGCCGATCATCCTGCACGCGCTGTCGGAGAGCATCACGCACCTGGGCGCGGCCTGCCGGACGTTGGCCGAGAAGTGCGTTTCGGGGATCACGGCCAATGTGGACGTCCTGCGTTCGTACGTCGAGAACTCCATCGGGCTGGTGACGGCGCTGAACCCGAGCATCGGCTACGCGGCCGCGACGGAGATCGCCAAGGAGGCACTGGCCACCGGCCGGGGCGTGGCCGAACTCGTCGTCGAGAAGGGCCTGATCCCGGCCGAAGAGCTGGCCAGGCTGCTGCGTCCCGAAACGCTCGCGCGCGCGAACTGA
- a CDS encoding amino acid permease, producing the protein MTEQTLTPSDNTTDAGDAGYRKALKPRHVNMIAIGGAIGTGLFLGAGGRLAQAGPALAIVYAVCGLFAFFVVRALGELILYRPSSGAFVSYAREFMGEKGAYVAGWMHFLNWSTTGIADITAIALYAHFWSFFSPIPQWVLALIALAVVLTLNLVSVKLFGEMEFWFAIVKVAALVLFMAIGIFLLVTRTPIDGSAPGPQLIAEHGGIFPTGLLPMVLIVQGVVFAYASVELVGVAAGETENPEKIMPKAINSIMWRIAVFYVGSVVLLAMLLPWSSYSKDQSPFVTVLSHLGVPAADSVMNLVVLTAALSSLNSGLYSTGRILRSMATAGSAPKFTGVMNRNHVPYGGILLTAAVCVLGVGLNYVVPKDAFDIVLNFAAIGILATWAIIVLCHLLFVRKAEREGIERPSFRLPFSPYTEIATLVFLAAVVVLMGFDETGRITLLALPAILVALVVGWFAVRKRIDMRAFDEEGV; encoded by the coding sequence GTGACCGAGCAGACCCTCACGCCGTCCGACAACACCACAGACGCGGGCGACGCCGGCTACCGCAAGGCCCTCAAGCCCCGGCACGTGAACATGATCGCCATCGGCGGGGCCATCGGCACCGGCCTGTTCCTCGGCGCCGGCGGCCGGCTCGCCCAGGCCGGGCCGGCGCTGGCCATCGTCTACGCCGTCTGCGGGCTCTTCGCCTTCTTCGTCGTCCGCGCGCTCGGCGAGCTCATCCTGTACCGGCCCTCCAGCGGCGCCTTCGTCTCCTACGCCCGCGAGTTCATGGGCGAGAAGGGCGCGTACGTCGCCGGCTGGATGCACTTCCTCAACTGGTCGACCACCGGCATCGCCGACATCACGGCGATCGCGCTCTACGCGCACTTCTGGTCGTTCTTCTCGCCGATCCCGCAGTGGGTGCTCGCGCTGATCGCGCTCGCCGTGGTCCTCACGCTGAACCTCGTCTCGGTGAAGCTGTTCGGCGAGATGGAGTTCTGGTTCGCCATCGTCAAGGTGGCCGCGCTCGTGCTGTTCATGGCGATCGGGATCTTCCTGCTGGTGACGCGGACGCCGATCGACGGCAGCGCCCCCGGCCCGCAGCTGATCGCCGAGCACGGCGGGATCTTCCCCACCGGGCTGCTGCCGATGGTGCTGATCGTGCAGGGCGTGGTGTTCGCCTACGCCTCGGTCGAGCTGGTCGGCGTCGCGGCCGGCGAGACCGAGAACCCGGAGAAGATCATGCCGAAGGCGATCAACTCCATCATGTGGCGCATCGCGGTCTTCTACGTCGGCTCGGTCGTGCTGCTGGCGATGCTGCTGCCGTGGAGCTCCTACTCGAAGGACCAGAGCCCGTTCGTCACCGTGCTCTCCCACCTCGGCGTGCCCGCCGCGGACAGCGTGATGAACCTGGTCGTGCTGACCGCCGCGCTGTCCAGCCTGAACTCCGGCCTCTACTCGACCGGCCGGATCCTGCGGTCGATGGCGACGGCGGGCTCGGCGCCGAAGTTCACCGGCGTGATGAACCGCAACCACGTGCCCTACGGCGGGATCCTGCTCACCGCGGCCGTCTGCGTGCTGGGCGTCGGGCTCAACTACGTCGTGCCGAAGGACGCCTTCGACATCGTCCTGAACTTCGCCGCGATCGGCATCCTCGCCACCTGGGCCATCATCGTGCTCTGCCACCTGCTGTTCGTCCGCAAGGCCGAGCGCGAAGGCATCGAGCGGCCGTCGTTCCGGCTGCCGTTCTCGCCGTACACCGAGATCGCGACGCTGGTGTTCCTCGCCGCCGTCGTGGTCTTGATGGGCTTCGACGAGACCGGCCGGATCACCCTCCTGGCGCTGCCCGCGATCCTCGTGGCGCTGGTCGTCGGCTGGTTCGCCGTGCGCAAGCGGATCGACATGCGCGCGTTCGACGAGGAGGGCGTGTGA
- a CDS encoding asparaginase, which translates to MSHEPLVELVRGGLVEGVHHGSLVVLAPDGSTLFAAGDPDAAMYPRSTAKPLQATAMARLGLRLSPAGFAIAAASHSGEEMHLDAASDVLGGRSPDALGNPADFPYDPVERDHWLATGRAPSRLAHNCSGKHAAMLATCELNGWRTEGYLDPAHPLQRAIAATVEDLTGRGIERVAVDGCGAPLFATTLRGLATAVSKIATAAPGTPEHLVAAGIRTHPELVGGSRRDVTAVMRAVPGLIAKDGFEAVQVAALPDGTAIALKIADGGDRARYPVLAAALELCGIDVPPGPDNLRFTGNLSVGSLR; encoded by the coding sequence GTGAGCCACGAACCCCTGGTCGAACTGGTCCGCGGCGGCCTGGTCGAGGGCGTGCACCACGGCTCGCTGGTCGTGCTCGCCCCGGACGGCTCGACGCTGTTCGCCGCGGGCGACCCGGACGCCGCGATGTACCCGCGGTCGACGGCGAAACCGCTGCAGGCCACGGCGATGGCCCGGCTCGGGCTGCGCCTGTCCCCCGCCGGCTTCGCGATCGCGGCGGCCAGCCACTCCGGCGAAGAGATGCACCTCGACGCCGCCTCGGACGTGCTCGGCGGCCGCTCACCCGACGCGCTCGGCAACCCGGCCGACTTCCCGTACGACCCGGTCGAGCGCGACCACTGGCTCGCGACCGGCCGCGCCCCGAGCCGCCTGGCGCACAACTGCTCCGGCAAGCACGCGGCGATGCTCGCGACCTGCGAGCTGAACGGCTGGCGCACCGAGGGCTACCTCGACCCGGCCCACCCGCTGCAGCGCGCGATCGCGGCCACCGTCGAGGACCTGACCGGCCGCGGCATCGAGCGCGTCGCGGTCGACGGCTGCGGCGCGCCCCTCTTCGCGACGACCTTGCGCGGGCTCGCGACCGCCGTCTCGAAGATCGCGACCGCCGCGCCCGGCACGCCCGAGCACCTGGTCGCCGCCGGGATCCGGACGCACCCGGAGCTGGTCGGCGGCAGCCGCCGCGACGTCACCGCCGTCATGCGCGCGGTGCCGGGGCTGATCGCGAAGGACGGCTTCGAAGCCGTCCAGGTCGCCGCGCTGCCGGACGGCACGGCGATCGCGCTCAAGATCGCCGACGGCGGTGACCGGGCGCGGTACCCGGTGCTGGCCGCGGCGCTGGAGCTGTGCGGGATCGACGTCCCGCCCGGCCCGGACAACCTGCGTTTCACCGGAAACCTGTCTGTGGGGAGCCTGCGATGA
- a CDS encoding low temperature requirement protein A: MTEQPLRPGTRVWRRPMRSRDRDEHHRVATPLELLFDLCFVVAVGQAAAQLHHALAEGHAGHGVLSFAMVFFAIWWGWLNFSWFASAFDTDDVPYRLATLLQIAGGLTVAAAVSSAFEGDFRLMVAGYVLMRLALVVQWLRAARSDPSCRPAALRYAAGIAGVQVLWIAYLWVPHGAQLPVFVVLAVLELAVPVWAERRHGTTWHPHHIAERYGLFTLIVLGEVILSATNALKEGTAEPGHLGALISLAAAALVLVFSMWWLYFDRPGHARLLRRPTMFTSMSWGYGHYFIFASAAAVGAGLEVAVAYDTGTLHLGGVAAALPTTVPVAVFLLSVWLLHIGPTNECRPIAIGFPVTAVLVLAASFTPAPIHVTAVLAAALVALTVVATHGEPQPG, encoded by the coding sequence ATGACCGAGCAGCCGTTGCGGCCGGGGACCCGGGTGTGGCGCCGTCCGATGCGATCCCGCGACCGCGACGAGCACCACCGCGTCGCGACGCCGCTGGAACTCCTGTTCGACCTCTGTTTCGTGGTCGCCGTCGGCCAGGCGGCCGCGCAGCTGCACCACGCCCTCGCCGAAGGCCACGCCGGCCACGGCGTCCTGTCGTTCGCGATGGTGTTCTTCGCGATCTGGTGGGGCTGGCTGAACTTCAGCTGGTTCGCCTCGGCGTTCGACACCGACGACGTGCCGTACCGGCTGGCGACGCTCCTGCAGATCGCCGGCGGGCTGACCGTCGCGGCGGCGGTGTCGAGCGCCTTCGAAGGCGACTTCCGGCTGATGGTCGCGGGCTACGTCCTGATGCGGCTGGCCCTGGTGGTCCAGTGGCTGCGCGCCGCGCGGTCCGACCCGTCGTGCCGGCCCGCCGCGCTGCGGTACGCGGCCGGCATCGCGGGGGTCCAGGTGCTGTGGATCGCCTACCTGTGGGTTCCGCACGGCGCCCAGCTGCCGGTGTTCGTCGTGCTGGCCGTCCTCGAGCTGGCCGTGCCGGTGTGGGCGGAACGCCGGCACGGCACGACGTGGCACCCGCACCACATCGCCGAGCGGTACGGCCTGTTCACCCTGATCGTGCTCGGCGAGGTGATCCTCAGCGCGACGAACGCGCTCAAGGAGGGAACGGCCGAGCCGGGCCACCTCGGCGCGCTGATCTCGCTGGCCGCGGCCGCGCTCGTGCTGGTGTTCTCGATGTGGTGGCTGTACTTCGACCGCCCGGGCCACGCGCGGCTCCTCCGCCGTCCGACCATGTTCACGTCGATGAGCTGGGGCTACGGCCACTACTTCATCTTCGCGTCGGCCGCGGCGGTGGGCGCGGGGCTCGAGGTGGCGGTCGCCTACGACACGGGGACGCTGCACCTGGGCGGGGTGGCCGCGGCGCTGCCGACCACGGTGCCGGTCGCGGTGTTCCTGCTGAGCGTGTGGCTGCTGCACATCGGCCCGACCAACGAGTGCCGCCCGATCGCCATCGGCTTTCCGGTGACAGCGGTCCTCGTCCTGGCGGCGTCCTTCACGCCGGCGCCCATCCACGTCACCGCGGTGCTGGCGGCCGCGCTCGTCGCGCTGACGGTCGTCGCGACGCACGGGGAGCCGCAGCCGGGGTGA
- the dnaE gene encoding DNA polymerase III subunit alpha, translating to MSNDSFVHLHVHTEYSMLDGAAKIAPLFAEAARLGMPAVGMTDHGNMYGGDEFYQQAKKAGIKPIIGIEAYVAPESRFHKKPVFWGQANQRGSDEFGEGGDVSGGGAYTHMTMLAENATGLRNLFKLSSLASMQGYYRKPRMDRELISENHSGIIATTGCPSGEVQTRLRLGQKEAAIQAASDYKDIFGADNFFLELMDHGLPIERSVREGLLEVGRLLDLKPLATNDSHYVTKDQADTHSALLCVQAGKTLNDPTRFKFDGDGYYLKSAADMREYWDKEVPGAADTTLMIAERVQSYEEVYAHKDRLPFFEVPEGYDQGTWLREEVERGLKWRFPDGVPDEYYNERIEIELDVIIGKGFPAYFLIVADLISYARRVGIRVGPGRGSAAGSLVAYVLGITNLDPIPQKLLFERFLNPERVSMPDIDIDFDDRRRGEMIRYATDKYGSDKVAQVITFGTIKTKAAIKDSARVHFGQPGYAIADKISKALPPPIMAKDIPLSGIVDSKHERYGEAAEVRALVETDEECKTIFETARGLEGLIRNAGVHACAVIMSCDPLTDAIPLWQRDDGSIITGWDYPSCEAIGLLKMDFLGLRNLTVIGDAIDNIKANRGIDIDLDTLGVDDPETYKLLARGDTLGVFQLDGGPMRDLLRRMEPTVFDDIVAVGALYRPGPMGMNAHNDYADRKNNRQKVKPIHPELDEPLREILADTYGLIVYQEQIMHIGQKVAGYTMGRADVLRRAMGKKKKEVLDLEYEGFEAGMKASDLVPGGFSAEAVKALWDTILPFAGYAFNKSHAAAYGLVSYWTAYLKANFTPEYMAALLTSVGDNKDKSAVYLSECRRLGIKVLPPDVNESALRFAAVGDDIRFGMGAVRNVGANVVESIIKTREEKGKYASFTDFLDKSELVACNKRVIESLIKAGGFDSLGHTRLSMIQVHEDAVEAVVPLKRQEAMGQFDLFGFGGDEGEAAPSSSPLAHLKFGEEEYPRKQLLAYEREMLGLYVSAHPLDGAERILRKHAPKPIAGILADPPREGEIVISGLITSLERRVNKKGEPWAICTVEDMDASLEVLFFPKSYALFSGELIEDNAVLVKGRVNWREDKMSVFGGGLATLDLSEVGTGNGDDEPPLVLLAAAEKIDQSVVSELRSTLLAHKGETPVHLKLVGKNQTVFALYDYPVKVSSMLIGELKGIRGITAST from the coding sequence GTGTCGAACGATTCTTTCGTCCACCTGCACGTCCACACCGAGTACTCGATGCTCGACGGTGCGGCGAAGATCGCCCCTCTCTTCGCGGAGGCGGCGCGCCTCGGCATGCCCGCGGTCGGGATGACCGACCACGGCAACATGTACGGCGGCGACGAGTTCTACCAGCAGGCCAAGAAGGCAGGCATCAAGCCGATCATCGGCATCGAGGCCTACGTCGCGCCGGAGAGCCGGTTCCACAAGAAGCCCGTCTTCTGGGGCCAGGCCAACCAGCGCGGCTCGGACGAGTTCGGTGAGGGCGGCGACGTCTCCGGTGGCGGTGCCTACACGCACATGACCATGCTCGCCGAGAACGCCACCGGGCTGCGGAACCTCTTCAAGCTGTCCTCGCTGGCCAGCATGCAGGGCTACTACCGCAAGCCGCGCATGGACCGCGAGCTGATCTCCGAAAACCACTCCGGCATCATCGCCACCACCGGCTGCCCGTCCGGCGAGGTGCAGACCCGGCTGCGGCTGGGCCAGAAGGAGGCGGCGATCCAGGCCGCGTCCGACTACAAGGACATCTTCGGCGCGGACAACTTCTTCCTCGAGCTGATGGACCACGGCCTGCCGATCGAGCGGTCGGTCCGCGAGGGCCTGCTCGAGGTCGGCCGCCTGCTCGACCTCAAGCCGCTCGCCACGAACGACTCGCACTACGTCACCAAGGACCAGGCGGACACGCACTCGGCGCTGCTGTGCGTCCAGGCGGGCAAGACCCTCAACGACCCGACGCGGTTCAAGTTCGACGGCGACGGCTACTACCTCAAGTCCGCCGCGGACATGCGCGAGTACTGGGACAAGGAGGTCCCCGGCGCGGCCGACACCACGCTGATGATCGCCGAGCGCGTCCAGTCCTACGAAGAGGTCTACGCGCACAAGGACCGGCTGCCGTTCTTCGAGGTGCCGGAGGGCTACGACCAGGGCACCTGGCTGCGCGAAGAGGTCGAGCGCGGCCTCAAGTGGCGCTTCCCGGACGGCGTGCCGGACGAGTACTACAACGAGCGCATCGAGATCGAGCTCGACGTCATCATCGGGAAGGGCTTCCCGGCCTACTTCCTCATCGTCGCCGACCTCATCAGCTACGCCCGCCGCGTCGGCATCCGGGTCGGCCCGGGCCGTGGTTCGGCCGCCGGCTCGCTCGTCGCGTACGTCCTGGGCATCACGAACCTGGACCCGATCCCGCAGAAGCTGCTGTTCGAGCGGTTCCTGAACCCCGAGCGCGTCTCGATGCCCGACATCGACATCGACTTCGACGACCGCCGGCGCGGCGAGATGATCCGGTACGCGACCGACAAGTACGGCTCGGACAAGGTCGCCCAGGTCATCACCTTCGGCACGATCAAGACCAAGGCGGCGATCAAGGACTCCGCGCGCGTCCACTTCGGCCAGCCGGGCTACGCGATCGCGGACAAGATCTCCAAGGCGCTGCCGCCGCCGATCATGGCGAAGGACATCCCGCTCTCGGGCATCGTCGACAGCAAGCACGAGCGCTACGGCGAGGCCGCCGAGGTCCGCGCGCTGGTCGAGACCGACGAAGAGTGCAAGACGATCTTCGAGACCGCCCGCGGTCTCGAGGGCCTGATCCGCAACGCGGGCGTGCACGCCTGCGCGGTCATCATGTCCTGCGACCCGCTGACCGACGCGATCCCGCTCTGGCAGCGCGACGACGGCTCGATCATCACCGGCTGGGACTACCCGTCGTGCGAGGCCATCGGCCTGCTCAAGATGGACTTCCTCGGCCTGCGGAACCTGACGGTCATCGGCGACGCGATCGACAACATCAAGGCCAACCGCGGGATCGACATCGACCTCGACACCCTCGGCGTCGACGACCCCGAGACGTACAAGCTGCTCGCCCGCGGCGACACGCTCGGCGTGTTCCAGCTGGACGGCGGGCCCATGCGAGACCTGCTCCGCCGGATGGAGCCCACGGTCTTCGACGACATCGTCGCGGTCGGCGCGCTGTACCGCCCCGGCCCGATGGGCATGAACGCGCACAACGACTACGCCGACCGGAAGAACAACCGGCAGAAGGTCAAGCCGATCCACCCGGAGCTCGACGAGCCGCTGCGGGAGATCCTGGCCGACACCTACGGCCTGATCGTGTACCAAGAGCAGATCATGCACATCGGCCAGAAGGTGGCCGGGTACACGATGGGGCGCGCGGACGTGCTCCGCCGCGCGATGGGCAAGAAGAAGAAGGAAGTCCTCGACCTCGAGTACGAGGGCTTCGAAGCCGGGATGAAGGCCAGTGACCTGGTCCCGGGCGGGTTCTCCGCCGAGGCCGTCAAGGCGCTCTGGGACACGATCCTCCCGTTCGCCGGCTACGCGTTCAACAAGAGCCACGCGGCCGCGTACGGCCTGGTCTCCTACTGGACCGCGTACCTCAAGGCGAACTTCACGCCGGAGTACATGGCCGCGCTGCTGACCTCGGTCGGTGACAACAAGGACAAGTCGGCGGTCTACCTGTCCGAGTGCCGCCGCCTCGGCATCAAGGTGCTCCCGCCGGACGTCAACGAGTCGGCCCTGCGGTTCGCGGCCGTCGGGGACGACATCCGCTTCGGCATGGGTGCCGTCCGCAACGTCGGCGCGAACGTCGTCGAATCGATCATCAAGACGCGCGAGGAGAAGGGCAAGTACGCCTCCTTCACCGACTTCCTCGACAAGTCCGAGCTCGTGGCCTGCAACAAGCGGGTCATCGAATCGCTGATCAAGGCGGGCGGGTTCGACTCGCTCGGCCACACGCGGCTGTCGATGATCCAGGTCCACGAAGACGCGGTCGAAGCCGTCGTCCCGCTCAAGCGCCAGGAGGCGATGGGCCAGTTCGACCTGTTCGGCTTCGGCGGCGACGAGGGGGAGGCGGCGCCGTCGTCGTCACCGCTCGCGCACCTGAAGTTCGGCGAGGAGGAGTACCCGCGCAAGCAGCTGCTCGCCTACGAGCGCGAGATGCTCGGCCTGTACGTCTCGGCGCACCCGCTGGACGGGGCCGAGCGGATCCTGCGCAAGCACGCCCCGAAGCCGATCGCCGGGATCCTCGCCGATCCGCCTCGGGAAGGCGAGATCGTCATCTCCGGGCTGATCACGTCGCTCGAGCGGCGGGTCAACAAGAAGGGCGAGCCCTGGGCGATCTGCACGGTCGAAGACATGGACGCCTCGCTCGAGGTGCTGTTCTTCCCGAAGTCGTACGCGCTGTTCTCGGGTGAGCTGATCGAGGACAACGCGGTGCTGGTCAAGGGCCGGGTCAACTGGCGCGAGGACAAGATGTCGGTCTTCGGCGGCGGTCTCGCGACGCTCGACCTGTCCGAGGTCGGCACCGGCAACGGCGACGACGAGCCCCCGCTGGTCCTGCTGGCCGCGGCGGAGAAGATCGACCAGTCGGTCGTCAGCGAGCTCCGGTCCACGCTGCTGGCGCACAAGGGGGAAACCCCGGTGCACCTCAAGCTCGTGGGCAAGAACCAGACGGTGTTCGCGCTCTACGACTACCCGGTGAAGGTCAGCTCGATGCTGATCGGCGAGCTCAAGGGCATCCGGGGCATCACCGCTTCCACGTGA
- a CDS encoding FadR/GntR family transcriptional regulator, with protein sequence MEAVLAHLRQLIERGDYPVGAKLPSEASLSREFEVSRSVIREALRGLQALGMTESKTGKGTFVTATGPAENPTFGPYSARDLIEVRRHVEIPVAGYAALRRSQDDLDLLGHLVERMDAETDNTAWVALDSLFHITIAQASGNPVFGKVIEEIRDALARQSAFLNQLGDRRAQSNVEHRAIVTAIESGSEEQAVEAMTAHLTHVEATLTSIVNGDQ encoded by the coding sequence ATGGAAGCCGTGCTGGCCCACCTGCGGCAGCTGATCGAACGCGGCGACTACCCCGTCGGCGCCAAGCTGCCCTCCGAAGCGTCCCTGAGCAGGGAGTTCGAGGTCAGCCGGTCGGTCATCCGGGAGGCCCTGCGCGGTCTGCAGGCCCTCGGCATGACCGAGTCGAAGACCGGCAAGGGCACCTTCGTCACCGCCACCGGGCCCGCCGAGAACCCCACCTTCGGGCCCTACTCCGCCCGCGACCTCATCGAGGTGCGCCGGCACGTCGAGATCCCCGTCGCCGGCTACGCCGCCCTGCGACGCAGCCAGGACGACCTCGACCTGCTCGGCCACCTCGTCGAGCGGATGGACGCCGAGACCGACAACACCGCGTGGGTCGCGCTCGACTCGCTCTTCCACATCACCATCGCCCAGGCCTCGGGCAACCCCGTGTTCGGGAAGGTGATCGAAGAGATCCGGGACGCGCTCGCCCGCCAGTCCGCCTTCCTCAACCAGCTCGGCGACCGCCGCGCGCAGTCGAACGTCGAGCACCGCGCGATCGTCACGGCCATCGAGAGCGGTTCCGAAGAACAAGCCGTCGAAGCCATGACCGCGCACCTCACGCACGTCGAAGCCACTCTGACCAGCATCGTGAACGGGGACCAGTGA
- a CDS encoding MFS transporter, with protein sequence MTHEPDPRRWKALAVSLTAGFMGLLDVSIVNVALPSMQAGLHASSGGIRWVVSGYALAFGLVLVTGGRLGDAFGRRNMFLGALAAFVLTSALAGAAPNETTLVLARLAQGVAAGMLTPQNTGLIQDLFRGAERGRAFGMFGAVVGISTAVGPILGGAIIAVFGAQDGWRWVFYVNVPIGVLAFALALRLLPRSEKKQLRIRSEIDFAGIALLAIAVLAVLLPVVESDDDGLVRLWWLFPVALVFGAAFVRWEHSVSRRGRTPLLDTRLFTGTPGYATGAAVGALYFCGFAGIWLVFAVFFQQGLGYTPLQSGLSVTPFALGSAVSAAVAGRLVPRFGRLLTVTGLGVVVLGLLAVALLAQLVPPAASGWAFALPLLFAGVGGGMVISPNTTLTLECVPVRMAGVAGGALQTGQRIGTAIGTAVLASVFGAVVGAGSAYPVALTVALTSAAVLTCGALALAVAELRARRQRASVEEREVREAESSAADVQRG encoded by the coding sequence ATGACGCACGAACCCGACCCCCGCCGCTGGAAGGCGCTCGCCGTCTCGCTCACGGCGGGGTTCATGGGCCTGCTCGACGTCAGCATCGTCAACGTCGCCCTCCCGTCGATGCAGGCCGGGCTGCACGCGAGCAGCGGCGGGATCCGCTGGGTCGTGTCCGGCTACGCGCTGGCGTTCGGCCTGGTCCTGGTCACCGGCGGCCGCCTCGGCGACGCGTTCGGCCGCCGGAACATGTTCCTCGGCGCCCTCGCCGCCTTCGTCCTCACGAGCGCGCTGGCCGGCGCGGCCCCGAACGAGACGACGCTGGTGCTCGCCCGCCTGGCCCAGGGCGTGGCGGCGGGCATGCTGACCCCGCAGAACACCGGCCTGATCCAGGACCTCTTCCGCGGCGCCGAGCGCGGCCGCGCGTTCGGGATGTTCGGCGCGGTCGTCGGGATTTCGACGGCGGTCGGCCCGATCCTCGGCGGCGCCATCATCGCGGTCTTCGGCGCCCAGGACGGCTGGCGCTGGGTGTTCTACGTCAACGTCCCGATCGGCGTGCTCGCGTTCGCGCTGGCCCTGCGCCTGCTGCCGCGGAGCGAGAAGAAGCAGCTCAGGATCCGGTCGGAGATCGACTTCGCGGGCATCGCGCTGCTGGCGATCGCGGTGCTCGCGGTGCTGCTGCCGGTGGTCGAGTCCGACGACGACGGCCTGGTGCGGCTCTGGTGGCTGTTCCCCGTCGCCCTCGTCTTCGGTGCCGCCTTCGTGCGCTGGGAGCATTCGGTGTCCCGGCGCGGCCGGACGCCGCTGCTGGACACCCGGCTGTTCACCGGCACCCCCGGCTACGCCACCGGCGCGGCGGTCGGCGCGCTCTACTTCTGCGGGTTCGCCGGGATCTGGCTGGTCTTCGCCGTGTTCTTCCAGCAGGGCCTCGGCTACACACCCCTGCAGTCCGGGCTCTCGGTGACGCCGTTCGCGCTCGGCTCGGCGGTGTCCGCGGCCGTCGCCGGGCGGCTGGTGCCCCGCTTCGGCAGGCTGCTCACCGTGACCGGTCTGGGCGTGGTCGTCCTCGGCCTGCTGGCCGTCGCGCTGCTCGCCCAGCTGGTCCCGCCCGCGGCGTCCGGCTGGGCCTTCGCGCTGCCGCTGCTGTTCGCGGGGGTCGGCGGTGGGATGGTGATCTCGCCGAACACGACGTTGACGCTCGAATGCGTGCCGGTCCGGATGGCCGGGGTCGCGGGCGGCGCGCTGCAGACCGGGCAGCGGATCGGCACCGCGATCGGCACCGCGGTGCTCGCTTCGGTGTTCGGCGCGGTCGTGGGCGCGGGGTCGGCCTACCCGGTGGCGCTGACCGTGGCGCTCACCTCCGCGGCCGTCTTGACGTGCGGCGCGCTGGCGCTCGCGGTCGCCGAGCTCCGGGCGCGCCGGCAGCGCGCCTCGGTAGAGGAGCGCGAGGTGCGGGAAGCCGAATCCTCGGCCGCGGACGTCCAGCGGGGCTGA